The following proteins come from a genomic window of Anopheles ziemanni chromosome 3, idAnoZiCoDA_A2_x.2, whole genome shotgun sequence:
- the LOC131289305 gene encoding rho GDP-dissociation inhibitor 1, translating to MSDKEVNPAEVEQEQEHDTNYQPPPQKTIEEIMAADAEDESLRKYKEALLGEAQAEKIIFDASDTRKVIVKKLALLVAGRDPMELDLTGDLSKLKKNVFVIKEGIQYKLRIDFIVQREIVHGLKYVQKTYRMGVPVDKMVQMVGSYPPKKEIQSYTTPFEEAPSGMMARGTYSVASLFTDDDKNEHLKWDWSFEIKKDWQ from the exons atgtcGGACAAGGAAGTGAACCCGGCCGAGGTAGAGCAGGAGCAGGAACACGACACCAATTATCAGCCACCGCCGCAGAAGACGATCGAGGAAATTATGGCCGCTGATGCGGAGGACGAAAGCTTGCGGAAGTACAAAGAGGCGCTGCTCGGCGAAGCGCAGGCCGAAAAGATCATTTTCG ATGCATCCGATACGCGAAAAGTTATCGTGAAAAAGCTAGCCCTCCTCGTCGCCGGCCGCGACCCGATGGAACTCGATCTGACCGGAGATTTATCGAAGCTTAAAAAGAAC GTGTTCGTCATCAAGGAAGGCATCCAGTACAAGCTCCGCATTGATTTCATCGTTCAACGTGAAATTGTGCACGGATTGAAGTACGTGCAGAAGACCTACCGAATGGGAGTTCCCG tGGACAAAATGGTGCAGATGGTCGGCTCCTACCCGCCCAAGAAGGAAATCCAGAGCTACACCACCCCGTTCGAGGAGGCACCGTCTGGTATGATGGCCCGCGGCACCTACTCCGTCGCGTCCCTCTTCACCGACGACGACAAGAACGAGCACCTGAAGTGGGACTGGAGCTTCGAAATCAAAAAAGACTGGCAGTAA
- the LOC131289571 gene encoding general transcription and DNA repair factor IIH helicase subunit XPB — protein sequence MGPPKKSSKKDKSGSSSGGASGFVENKWNKKRRAEDEAYSAFADDDDSNLGESDFVPDAATKNAEKNDDAIQEDEYGAKDYRSQMELKPDNASRPLWVAPNGHIFLESFSPVYKHAHDFLIAISEPVCRPEHIHEYKLTAYSLYAAVSVGLQTHDIVEYLKRLSKTTIPEGIVEFIRLCTLSYGKVKLVLKHNKYFVESPHPEVLQKLLKDPVIQSCRLRRTEEEGGDGFIKQTLEKGKGITAFGQTKLLPGQTTLPPGTTSTETDKTTAEGQETTTEVVAVPEDITNFYDKMDNEEEEEEANLNTVSFEVNQEKIEVLQKRCIEIEFPLLAEYDFRNDTINADINIDLKPAAVLRPYQEKSLRKMFGNGRARSGVIVLPCGAGKSLVGVTACCTVRKRALVLCNSGVSVEQWKQQFKMWSTADDSMICRFTSEAKDKPMGCGILVTTYSMITHTQKRSWEAEQTMRWLQEQEWGIMVLDEVHTIPAKMFRRVLTIVQSHCKLGLTATLLREDDKIADLNFLIGPKLYEANWLELQKRGYIARVQCAEVWCPMAPEFYREYLIAKTSKKMLLYVMNPAKFRACQYLIRYHEKRGDKTIVFSDNVFALKHYAIKMNKPYIYGPTSQNERIQILQNFKFNPKVNTIFVSKVADTSFDLPEANVLIQISSHGGSRRQEAQRLGRILRAKKGAIAEEYNAFFYTLVSQDTLEMGYSRKRQRFLVNQGYSYKVITHLAGMDSDPDLFYKTREEQGQLLQQVLSASDMDCEDERMPGDGSGVPRPGGSKRTGGLSSMAGADDAIYYEARKKSGNQHPLFKKFRC from the exons ATGGGTCCGCCGAAAAAGTCCTCCAAAAAGGACAAGAGCGGTTCCAGCTCGGGCGGGGCAAGTGGTTTCGTCGAAAACAAGTGGAACAAAAAGCGCCGGGCTGAGGATGAAGCGTACTCCGCGTTcgccgacgatgacgacagcAATCTCGGCGAGAGTGATTTTGTACCGGATGCGGCCACGAAGAACGCGGAAAAGAACGATGACGCCATTCAGGAGGACGAGTATGGGGCGAAAGATTACCGGTCACAGATGGAGCTGAAACCGGACAACGCTTCCCGACCGCTGTGGGTGGCCCCGAATGGGCACATTTTCCTCGAATCCTTTTCACCCGTCTACAAGCATGCACACGATTTTCTGATCGCCATCTCGGAACCGGTTTGTCG GCCCGAACATATTCACGAGTACAAACTGACCGCCTACAGTTTGTACGCTGCCGTATCCGTCGGTTTGCAAACGCACGACATAGTGGAGTATCTGAAACGACTGAGCAAAACCACCATTCCGGAGGGCATCGTCGAGTTCATCCGACTTTGTACGCTCTCGTACGGTAAGGTGAAGCTGGTCCTCAAGCACAACAAGTACTTTGTGGAAAGCCCACATCCGGAGGTGCTACAGAAGCTGCTGAAAGATCCGGTCATTCAATCGTGCCGATTGCGTCGCACCGAAGAAGAAGGTGGCGATGGGTTTATAAAGCAAACGCTCGAGAAGGGAAAGGGAATAACTGCGTTCGGGCAGACAAAGTTACTTCCGGGTCAAACAACATTACCTCCTGGGACAACATCCACGGAGACAG ATAAAACAACAGCCGAGGGTCAAGAAACGACCACCGAGGTCGTGGCAGTGCCGGAAGATATCACCAACTTTTACGACAAGATGGAcaacgaggaggaggaagaggaggccAACCTGAACACGGTATCGTTCGAGGTGAACCAGGAAAAGATCGAAGTACTGCAGAAGCGCTGCATCGAGATCGAGTTTCCGCTGCTGGCCGAGTACGACTTCCGGAATGATACGATCAATGCGGATATCAACATCGATCTGAAACCGGCGGCCGTTCTGCGCCCCTACCAGGAGAAGAGTCTGCGCAAGATGTTCGGCAACGGGCGGGCCCGGTCGGGCGTGATCGTGCTGCCGTGCGGTGCGGGAAAATCGCTCGTCGGCGTCACGGCGTGCTGTACGGTGCGCAAACGGGCCCTGGTGCTGTGCAACAGTGGCGTTTCGGTGGAGCAGTGGAAGCAGCAGTTTAAGATGTGGTCGACGGCGGACGATAGTATGATCTGTCGGTTCACGTCCGAGGCGAAGGATAAACCGATGGGCTGTGGTATTCTCGTGACGACCTACTCGATGATAACGCACACGCAGAAGCGCTCGTGGGAGGCGGAACAGACGATGCGCTGGCTGCAGGAGCAAGAGTGGGGCATCATGGTGCTGGACGAGGTGCACACGATCCCGGCAAAGATGTTCCGGCGTGTGCTAACGATCGTTCAGTCGCACTGCAAGCTGGGCCTCACGGCAACGTTGCTCCGTGAGGACGACAAAATTGCCGACTTAAATTTCCTCATCGGACCGAAGCTGTACGAAGCGAACTGGCTCGAGCTGCAGAAGCGCGGTTACATTGCGCGCGTCCAGTGCGCCGAGGTGTGGTGCCCGATGGCGCCCGAGTTCTACCGGGAGTATCTGATCGCAAAGACCTCGAAAAAGATGCTACTGTACGTGATGAACCCGGCCAAGTTCCGCGCCTGCCAGTATCTCATCCGCTACCACGAGAAGCGTGGCGACAAGACGATCGTGTTCAGCGACAACGTGTTCGCCCTGAAGCACTACGCGATCAAGATGAACAAACCGTACATCTACGGGCCGACGTCGCAGAACGAGCGTATCCAGATCCTGCAGAACTTCAAGTTCAATCCGAAGGTGAACACGATCTTCGTGTCGAAGGTGGCCGACACCAGCTTCGATCTGCCCGAAGCGAACGTGTTGATCCAGATCTCGTCGCACGGTGGCTCCCGGCGACAGGAGGCCCAGCGTTTGGGCCGTATCTTGCGCGCCAAGAAGGGCGCGATCGCCGAAGAGTACAATGCGTTCTTCTACACGCTCGTCTCGCAGGACACGCTCGAGATGGGCTACTCGCGCAAACGGCAGCGGTTCCTGGTGAACCAAGGCTACAGCTACAAGGTGATCACGCACCTGGCCGGCATGGACAGCGATCCGGATCTGTTCTACAAGACGCGCGAGGAGCAGGGCCAGTTGCTGCAGCAGGTTCTCTCCGCGTCGGATATGGACTGCGAGGACGAGCGGATGCCGGGCGATGGAAGTGGAGTGCCGAGGCCGGGCGGTTCCAAACGCACCGGCGGACTCAGTTCGATGGCCGGGGCGGATGATGCGATCTACTACGAGGCGCGGAAGAAGTCTGGCAACCAGCATCCGCTGTTCAAAAAGTTCCGTTGCTAG
- the LOC131285795 gene encoding chromosome transmission fidelity protein 8 homolog, whose product MAGQFIGDLLYNKYGQPILIIGHHILQGRLQKIDKPLLVVEKQDIRGSDGDDETMLDISQMVTTTQGDDEHELDSTAHSVTSNRTVLDSTVAIEHKVVPKVEYRVRAVVRNKVLFKARPKPIIANVPKTL is encoded by the exons ATGGCCGGACAGTTCATCGGGGATCTACTGTACAACAAGTACGGCCAGCCG ATTCTCATCATCGGCCACCATATTCTGCAGGGCCGTTTGCAGAAGATCGACAAaccgctgctggtggtggaaaagcAGGACATCAGGGGCAGCGACGGTGACGACGAAACGATGCTGGACATCAGCCAGATGGTGACGACGACGCAAGGTGACGATGAGCACGAGCTGGACTCGACGGCCCATTCGGTGACTTCGAACCGTACCGTCCTTGATTCGACGGTGGCCATCGAGCACAAGGTGGTGCCGAAGGTGGAGTACCGGGTGCGCGCGGTGGTTCGGAACAAGGTACTTTTTAAGGCGCGCCCCAAACCCATCATCGCCAATGTGCCTAAAACGTTGTGA
- the LOC131288935 gene encoding diacylglycerol lipase-beta-like, protein MPALRLFGRKWLAASDDLVFPCVFEICFRIVWLGLISCVTSTYWNVTEECGEDGLPVRIYLVGTIVLISVNIVLLVLLVNRSAQGSITEVHKRRLVAPLLVIKILLILPETGLNVLGTMWAFCGTFQCRSNDKVSRTVIEAIVLFNWVVFALIIFGLAIVFDPLGSAKYKNGRDTNDNGPTESAIHRKVSKLWFRRFRWAFCCLRRDEFGHEAFTQVASLLSALFRGTDLVPSDIVAGCVLLRVRQKRETREMRRIRMLNDDGPRYSTDITRVFATSPAWMTIKNARHFLRFALAAYGWPMVCYLNCCTGPYRLVPKMTCCACFRRKPQIIIDDNCCLCHLAGVRYTSRLRSEDVLHASFKNHVFELPFCILADHSTKSIVIAIRGSLSMRDVFTDLVANAERFEAPGIPPDSSAHRGMLAGVDCLLKRLREGNILERICATFPDYTLVLTGHSLGAGVSILLAAKLRPRFPDLRVYAFATPAGLLSREAARCTESFAFTIGVGDDFVMRLGVDSIENLRTSVIETIRACKLPKWRIMLNGFGYALFGVPSRDLETTWHDVTEITAKKASESPLLSSERPIQTVATAEGALLSSEISQRRFAKTRLYTGGRILHIVRRKKTELEKKSNSGGPTYEMRWATAEDFTELKVMPRMLLDHLPDNVFKTLTTILEDQKTHNGSILSLQEI, encoded by the exons ATGCCGGCATTGCGTCTGTTTGGCCGGAAATGGTTAGCCGCGTCGGACGACCTTGTGTTTCCGTGCGTGTTCGAGATCTGCTTCCGGATCGTGTG GCTCGGACTGATATCATGCGTAACGTCCACCTACTGGAACGTGACCGAGGAGTGCGGTGAGGATGGGCTCCCGGTGCGGATCTATCTCGTCGGGACCATAGTGTTAATTAGTGTAAATATAGTACTACTCGTCCTCTTAGTCAACCGCAGCGCCCAAGGTAGCATCACCGAGGTGCACAAGCGCCGCCTGGTGGCGCCATTGCTGGTGATAAA AATACTTTTAATCCTCCCGGAGACGGGACTGAACGTACTCGGCACGATGTGGGCGTTCTGTGGGACGTTCCAGTGCCGCAGCAACGATAAAGTATCGAGAACTGTGATCGAAG CAATCGTACTATTCAACTGGGTAGTGTTTGCGCTGATAATCTTCGGGCTGGCGATCGTGTTCGACCCGCTCGGCTCGGCCAAGTACAAGAACGGCCGGGACACGAACGACAACGGCCCGACGGAGTCCGCCATCCACCGGAAGGTGTCGAAGCTGTGGTTCCGCCGGTTCCGGTGGGCGTTCTGCTGCCTGCGGCGGGACGAGTTCGGCCACGAAGCGTTCACTCAGGTGGCCAGCCTGCTGAGCGCACTGTTCCGGGGCACCGACCTGGTGCCGTCGGACATCGTGGCCGGCTGCGTGTTGCTCCGGGTCCGGCAGAAGCGCGAAACGCGCGAGATGCGTCGCATTCGGATGCTGAACGACGATGGGCCGCGCTACTCGACCGACATAACGCGCGTTTTCGCCACCTCCCCGGCCTGGATGACGATCAAGAACGCCCGACACTTTCTGCGGTTCGCACTGGCCGCCTACGGGTGGCCGATGGTGTGCTACCTGAACTGCTGCACCGGCCCGTACCGGCTTGTACCGAAGATGACGTGCTGTGCCTGCTTCCG ACGAAAGCCGCAGATTATCATCGACGACAACTGCTGCCTGTGTCATCTGGCTGGCGTACGGTACACGTCCCGCCTGCGAAGTGAGGACGTCCTGCACGCGTCGTTCAAAAATCATGTATTTGAG TTACCATTCTGCATCCTGGCGGACCACAGCACCAAAAGTATCGTGATCGCGATCCGGGGCAGCCTCTCGATGCGCGACGTGTTTACCGATCTGGTGGCAAACGCGGAACGGTTCGAGGCACCCGGCATACCACCGGACTCGTCCGCCCATCGCGGCATGCTCGCCGGTGTTGACTGCCTGCTGAAGCGGCTGCGGGAGGGCAACATCCTCGAGCGCATCTGTGCCACCTTCCCCGACTACACGCTCGTCCTCACCGGCCACAGTCTCGGGGCGGGCGTGTCCATCCTGCTGGCGGCAAAACTGCGGCCCCGGTTTCCGGATCTGCGCGTGTACGCGTTCGCCACGCCGGCCGGGCTGTTGAGTCGGGAGGCGGCACGTTGTACCGAGAGCTTCGCCTTCACCATCGGCGTTGGGGATGATTTCGTGATGCGGCTCGGGGTGGACTCGATCGAAAACCTACGCACGAGTGTGATCGAAACGATCAGGGCGTGTAAGCTGCCGAAG TGGCGCATTATGCTAAACGGCTTCGGGTACGCCCTGTTCGGGGTACCATCGCGCGACCTCGAAACAACCTGGCACGACGTGACGGAAATCACGGCGAAAAAGGCCTCCGAAAGCCCGCTCCTGTCAAGCGAGCGGCCAATCCAGACAGTTGCCACGGCG GAGGGTGCCCTGCTGTCGAGTGAAATTTCGCAGAGACGTTTTGCCAAAACCCGCCTCTACACAGGCGGCCGAATCCTGCACATCGTGCGACGGAAGAAAACGGAGCTCGAAAA GAAATCGAACAGTGGCGGTCCAACGTACGAGATGCGATGGGCAACGGCCGAGGACTTCACCGAGCTAAAGGTGATGCCCCGGATGCTGCTCGACCACCTGCCGGACAACGTTTTCAAGACGCTCACAACCATCCTGGAGGATCAGAAGACGCACAACGGTTCCATACTGTCGCTGCAGGAAATCTAG